In the Styela clava chromosome 8, kaStyClav1.hap1.2, whole genome shotgun sequence genome, one interval contains:
- the LOC120345808 gene encoding E3 ubiquitin-protein ligase NEDD4-like isoform X2, whose protein sequence is MASSDSVIYGHKNHQLNVHRLVRVKVLSGHNLAKKDIFGASDPYVKVSLYRPKRISLGQSYESYGTATTKTKKKTLNPKWEEEFTFRVVPKENRLLFEVFDENRVTRDDFLGQVDIPVNQGYITLEDPNNENSPFKEFPLRPRSSKSRVKGHLRLKLTYILDETWTRPQEETPPQENDWEMVEGNETSMPSGWEERQDHLGRTYYVNHTTRTTQWHRPVAMSTSSSSSSINNGTRSSQRASTSTSTDNASPAISTNTAAAHFRQRRHISEDLSRSPRRQNIDDQWEVLHGSDSDNSPPPEQNMPVDETPENSNSTIPEEEEEPPTPMEVDGSPSTPTANNTEQTSSSGPPRTRSSSVPQNDLPQGWEERVDPDSKKKYYVDHISKKTSWKHPSRNYQKINNQYLPKGWEMRKAPGGKVFFIDHNTKTTTWNDPRSSRPPIQRGNLKSADDLGHLPDGWEERVHADGRVFYVDHVNRKTQWEDPRLQSPEITGPAVPYSRDYKQKYEFFRLKLHKSTPRDIPNRFEMKMHRNSILNDSFRAISIVKKTDLLKSRLWIEFIGEKGLDYGGVAREWFYLISKEMFNPYYGLFEYSSTDNYTLQINPNSGMCNESHLQWFKFIGRVAGMAVFHGKLLDAFFIRPFYKMMLSKPITLHDMESVDSEYYNSLRWILENDPTDLDLNFTVDEELFGSTNSRNLKPDGDNIAVTNENKKEYIQLVIRWRFVSRVQEQMKSFLEGFNELIPTNLLKIFDENELELLMCGLGDVDVNDWRNNTTYKGDYSANHIVIQWFWKAILLMDPESRVRFLQFVTGTSRVPMNGFAELWGSNGPQLFTVEKWGTPDKLPRAHTCFNRLDLPPYTSLDELRKKLHLAIESSQGFEGVD, encoded by the exons ATGGCCTCATCTGATTCAGTAATATATGGACATAAAAATCACCAG TTGAATGTCCACAGACTGGTGAGAGTAAAAGTCTTATCTGGTCATAATCTTGCTAAGAAGGATATATTTGGTGCCAG tgATCCATACGTGAAGGTATCTCTCTATCGACCAAAGCGAATATCACTCGGGCAATCCTATGAAAGCTATGGAACTGCAACAaccaaaacaaagaaaaaa ACCTTGAATCCAAAATGGGAGGAAGAATTTACTTTTAGA GTGGTACCAAAGGAAAACAGACTACTGTTTGAAGTTTTTGATGAAAACAGAGTG ACTAGAGACGATTTCCTGGGCCAAGTTGATATACCTGTTAATCAAGGATACATAACA CTTGAAGATCCAAATAATGAAAATTCACCATTCAAGGAGTTTCCACTTCGCCCAAGAAG TTCAAAATCAAGGGTGAAAGGACATCTCAGGTTAAAACTCACATACATTCTTGATGAAACATGGACAAGACCACAAGAAGAAACACCTCCACAAGAG AACGACTGGGAAATGGTCGAGGGAAACGAAACCTCGATGCCATCAGGATGGGAGGAAAGACAGGACCATCTTGGTAGAACGTATTATGTTAATCACACTACAAGAACAACCCAGTGGCATAGGCCAGTCGC CATGTCAACCTCGTCGTCTAGCAGCTCGATAAACAACGGTACACGATCTTCCCAAAGGGCTAGTACTTCTACTTCGACCGACAATGCAAGCCCAGCAATTTCTACCAACACTGCTGCAGCACACTTTCGACAGAGGCGACACATCAGTGAAGATTTATCCAGAAGCCCCAGAAGGCAAAACATAGATGATCAG TGGGAAGTACTTCATGGAAGCGATTCAGACAATTCTCCTCCACCAGAACAAAACATGCCAGTGGATga AACTCCGGAAAATAGTAATTCTACGATACCCGAAGAAGAAGAGGAACCGCCAACTCCAATGGAGGTCGATGGATCTCCATCAACTCCAACTGCAAACAATACAGAACAGACATCAAGCTCTGGCCCACCGAGAACAAGATCTTCCAGTGTTCCACAAA ACGATCTGCCACAAGGTTGGGAAGAAAGGGTCGATCCTGATTCCAAAAAGAAGTATTATGTTGATCACATCAGCAAGAAAACATCATGGAAACATCCATCTAGG AATTATCAGAAAATAAACAATCAATATTTACCTAAAGGATGGGAAATGAG AAAAGCACCAGGTggaaaagtattttttattgatcaCAACACGAAAACAACAACGTGGAATGATCCTAGGTCTTCTCGACCTCCTATTCAACGTGGAAACTTGAAAAGCGCTGACGATTTAGGACATTTACCA GATGGATGGGAGGAAAGAGTTCATGCTGATGGCAGAGTATTCTACGTTGATCACG TGAACCGAAAAACTCAATGGGAAGATCCACGTCTACAAAGCCCTGAGATTACTGGCCCA GCTGTTCCGTATTCTCGagattataaacaaaaatatgaattcttcAGATTGAAATTACACAAATCAACGCCA AGAGACATCCCCAACCGATTTGAGATGAAGATGCATCGCAATAGTATATTAAATGATTCATTCCGTGCGATTTCCATTGTTAAAAAGACGGATTTATTAAAATCCAGACTTTGGATTGAATTCATTGGAGAAAAAGGTTTGGATTATGGTGGTGTCGCTCGAGAATGGTTCTACCTCATCTCTAAAGAAATGTTCAATCCATATTATGGTCTTTTCGAATATTCATCAAC CGATAACTACACATTACAAATCAATCCTAATTCTGGAATGTGTAATGAAAGTCATTTACAATGGTTCAAGTTTATTGGACGTGTGGCAGGAATGGCAGTATTTCATGGAAAATTATTGGATG CATTTTTCATCCGACCATTTTACAAGATGATGTTGAGCAAACCAATCACGCTACACGACATGGAATCAGTG GATTCTGAATATTATAATTCGCTTCGCTGGATTCTGGAAAATGACCCAACAGATCTTGACTTGAATTTTACTGTCGATGAAGAACTATTTGGAAGTACCAATTCAAGAAATTTGAAACCTGATGGGGATAACATTGCAGTAACAAATGAAAACAAGAAGGAATATATTCA ATTGGTGATAAGGTGGAGATTTGTATCTCGTGTACAGGAACAAATGAAATCATTTTTGGAG GGTTTCAATGAGCTCATCCCTACAAATCTGCTAAAAATATTTGACGAGAATGAGCTAGAATTACTCATGTGTGGACTGGGGGATGTTGATGTTAATGACTGGCGAAATAATACGACATACAAAGGCGATTATAGCGCAAATCACATTGTTATTCAATGGTTTTGGAAG GCAATACTTTTGATGGATCCAGAATCACGAGTACGTTTTCTGCAATTTGTAACTGGTACTTCTCGTGTGCCAATGAATGGTTTTGCCGAACTTTGGGGAAGTAATGGACCTCAATTGTTCACTGTTGAAAAATGGGGAACACCTGATAAATTACCAAGAGCACACACATG ttttaatcgACTAGACCTCCCTCCATACACTTCGCTAGATGAACTTCGTAAAAAACTGCACCTCGCCATTGAAAGTTCTCAAGGATTTGAAGGCGTGGATTGA
- the LOC120345808 gene encoding E3 ubiquitin-protein ligase NEDD4-like isoform X1, whose protein sequence is MASSDSVIYGHKNHQLNVHRLVRVKVLSGHNLAKKDIFGASDPYVKVSLYRPKRISLGQSYESYGTATTKTKKKTLNPKWEEEFTFRVVPKENRLLFEVFDENRVTRDDFLGQVDIPVNQGYITLEDPNNENSPFKEFPLRPRSSKSRVKGHLRLKLTYILDETWTRPQEETPPQENDWEMVEGNETSMPSGWEERQDHLGRTYYVNHTTRTTQWHRPVAMSTSSSSSSINNGTRSSQRASTSTSTDNASPAISTNTAAAHFRQRRHISEDLSRSPRRQNIDDQWEVLHGSDSDNSPPPEQNMPVDETPENSNSTIPEEEEEPPTPMEVDGSPSTPTANNTEQTSSSGPPRTRSSSVPQMRGLRPPSRPNRRKTHSTSESNDLPQGWEERVDPDSKKKYYVDHISKKTSWKHPSRNYQKINNQYLPKGWEMRKAPGGKVFFIDHNTKTTTWNDPRSSRPPIQRGNLKSADDLGHLPDGWEERVHADGRVFYVDHVNRKTQWEDPRLQSPEITGPAVPYSRDYKQKYEFFRLKLHKSTPRDIPNRFEMKMHRNSILNDSFRAISIVKKTDLLKSRLWIEFIGEKGLDYGGVAREWFYLISKEMFNPYYGLFEYSSTDNYTLQINPNSGMCNESHLQWFKFIGRVAGMAVFHGKLLDAFFIRPFYKMMLSKPITLHDMESVDSEYYNSLRWILENDPTDLDLNFTVDEELFGSTNSRNLKPDGDNIAVTNENKKEYIQLVIRWRFVSRVQEQMKSFLEGFNELIPTNLLKIFDENELELLMCGLGDVDVNDWRNNTTYKGDYSANHIVIQWFWKAILLMDPESRVRFLQFVTGTSRVPMNGFAELWGSNGPQLFTVEKWGTPDKLPRAHTCFNRLDLPPYTSLDELRKKLHLAIESSQGFEGVD, encoded by the exons ATGGCCTCATCTGATTCAGTAATATATGGACATAAAAATCACCAG TTGAATGTCCACAGACTGGTGAGAGTAAAAGTCTTATCTGGTCATAATCTTGCTAAGAAGGATATATTTGGTGCCAG tgATCCATACGTGAAGGTATCTCTCTATCGACCAAAGCGAATATCACTCGGGCAATCCTATGAAAGCTATGGAACTGCAACAaccaaaacaaagaaaaaa ACCTTGAATCCAAAATGGGAGGAAGAATTTACTTTTAGA GTGGTACCAAAGGAAAACAGACTACTGTTTGAAGTTTTTGATGAAAACAGAGTG ACTAGAGACGATTTCCTGGGCCAAGTTGATATACCTGTTAATCAAGGATACATAACA CTTGAAGATCCAAATAATGAAAATTCACCATTCAAGGAGTTTCCACTTCGCCCAAGAAG TTCAAAATCAAGGGTGAAAGGACATCTCAGGTTAAAACTCACATACATTCTTGATGAAACATGGACAAGACCACAAGAAGAAACACCTCCACAAGAG AACGACTGGGAAATGGTCGAGGGAAACGAAACCTCGATGCCATCAGGATGGGAGGAAAGACAGGACCATCTTGGTAGAACGTATTATGTTAATCACACTACAAGAACAACCCAGTGGCATAGGCCAGTCGC CATGTCAACCTCGTCGTCTAGCAGCTCGATAAACAACGGTACACGATCTTCCCAAAGGGCTAGTACTTCTACTTCGACCGACAATGCAAGCCCAGCAATTTCTACCAACACTGCTGCAGCACACTTTCGACAGAGGCGACACATCAGTGAAGATTTATCCAGAAGCCCCAGAAGGCAAAACATAGATGATCAG TGGGAAGTACTTCATGGAAGCGATTCAGACAATTCTCCTCCACCAGAACAAAACATGCCAGTGGATga AACTCCGGAAAATAGTAATTCTACGATACCCGAAGAAGAAGAGGAACCGCCAACTCCAATGGAGGTCGATGGATCTCCATCAACTCCAACTGCAAACAATACAGAACAGACATCAAGCTCTGGCCCACCGAGAACAAGATCTTCCAGTGTTCCACAAA TGCGTGGCTTACGACCTCCATCCAGACCTAACAGAAGAAAGACTCATTCAACATCTGAATCAA ACGATCTGCCACAAGGTTGGGAAGAAAGGGTCGATCCTGATTCCAAAAAGAAGTATTATGTTGATCACATCAGCAAGAAAACATCATGGAAACATCCATCTAGG AATTATCAGAAAATAAACAATCAATATTTACCTAAAGGATGGGAAATGAG AAAAGCACCAGGTggaaaagtattttttattgatcaCAACACGAAAACAACAACGTGGAATGATCCTAGGTCTTCTCGACCTCCTATTCAACGTGGAAACTTGAAAAGCGCTGACGATTTAGGACATTTACCA GATGGATGGGAGGAAAGAGTTCATGCTGATGGCAGAGTATTCTACGTTGATCACG TGAACCGAAAAACTCAATGGGAAGATCCACGTCTACAAAGCCCTGAGATTACTGGCCCA GCTGTTCCGTATTCTCGagattataaacaaaaatatgaattcttcAGATTGAAATTACACAAATCAACGCCA AGAGACATCCCCAACCGATTTGAGATGAAGATGCATCGCAATAGTATATTAAATGATTCATTCCGTGCGATTTCCATTGTTAAAAAGACGGATTTATTAAAATCCAGACTTTGGATTGAATTCATTGGAGAAAAAGGTTTGGATTATGGTGGTGTCGCTCGAGAATGGTTCTACCTCATCTCTAAAGAAATGTTCAATCCATATTATGGTCTTTTCGAATATTCATCAAC CGATAACTACACATTACAAATCAATCCTAATTCTGGAATGTGTAATGAAAGTCATTTACAATGGTTCAAGTTTATTGGACGTGTGGCAGGAATGGCAGTATTTCATGGAAAATTATTGGATG CATTTTTCATCCGACCATTTTACAAGATGATGTTGAGCAAACCAATCACGCTACACGACATGGAATCAGTG GATTCTGAATATTATAATTCGCTTCGCTGGATTCTGGAAAATGACCCAACAGATCTTGACTTGAATTTTACTGTCGATGAAGAACTATTTGGAAGTACCAATTCAAGAAATTTGAAACCTGATGGGGATAACATTGCAGTAACAAATGAAAACAAGAAGGAATATATTCA ATTGGTGATAAGGTGGAGATTTGTATCTCGTGTACAGGAACAAATGAAATCATTTTTGGAG GGTTTCAATGAGCTCATCCCTACAAATCTGCTAAAAATATTTGACGAGAATGAGCTAGAATTACTCATGTGTGGACTGGGGGATGTTGATGTTAATGACTGGCGAAATAATACGACATACAAAGGCGATTATAGCGCAAATCACATTGTTATTCAATGGTTTTGGAAG GCAATACTTTTGATGGATCCAGAATCACGAGTACGTTTTCTGCAATTTGTAACTGGTACTTCTCGTGTGCCAATGAATGGTTTTGCCGAACTTTGGGGAAGTAATGGACCTCAATTGTTCACTGTTGAAAAATGGGGAACACCTGATAAATTACCAAGAGCACACACATG ttttaatcgACTAGACCTCCCTCCATACACTTCGCTAGATGAACTTCGTAAAAAACTGCACCTCGCCATTGAAAGTTCTCAAGGATTTGAAGGCGTGGATTGA
- the LOC120345808 gene encoding E3 ubiquitin-protein ligase NEDD4-like isoform X3: MRIFECIVCYASGLDTRDDFLGQVDIPVNQGYITLEDPNNENSPFKEFPLRPRSSKSRVKGHLRLKLTYILDETWTRPQEETPPQENDWEMVEGNETSMPSGWEERQDHLGRTYYVNHTTRTTQWHRPVAMSTSSSSSSINNGTRSSQRASTSTSTDNASPAISTNTAAAHFRQRRHISEDLSRSPRRQNIDDQWEVLHGSDSDNSPPPEQNMPVDETPENSNSTIPEEEEEPPTPMEVDGSPSTPTANNTEQTSSSGPPRTRSSSVPQMRGLRPPSRPNRRKTHSTSESNDLPQGWEERVDPDSKKKYYVDHISKKTSWKHPSRNYQKINNQYLPKGWEMRKAPGGKVFFIDHNTKTTTWNDPRSSRPPIQRGNLKSADDLGHLPDGWEERVHADGRVFYVDHVNRKTQWEDPRLQSPEITGPAVPYSRDYKQKYEFFRLKLHKSTPRDIPNRFEMKMHRNSILNDSFRAISIVKKTDLLKSRLWIEFIGEKGLDYGGVAREWFYLISKEMFNPYYGLFEYSSTDNYTLQINPNSGMCNESHLQWFKFIGRVAGMAVFHGKLLDAFFIRPFYKMMLSKPITLHDMESVDSEYYNSLRWILENDPTDLDLNFTVDEELFGSTNSRNLKPDGDNIAVTNENKKEYIQLVIRWRFVSRVQEQMKSFLEGFNELIPTNLLKIFDENELELLMCGLGDVDVNDWRNNTTYKGDYSANHIVIQWFWKAILLMDPESRVRFLQFVTGTSRVPMNGFAELWGSNGPQLFTVEKWGTPDKLPRAHTCFNRLDLPPYTSLDELRKKLHLAIESSQGFEGVD; this comes from the exons ATGAGGATTTTTGAATGCATTGTTTGCTATGCAAGTGGATTAGAT ACTAGAGACGATTTCCTGGGCCAAGTTGATATACCTGTTAATCAAGGATACATAACA CTTGAAGATCCAAATAATGAAAATTCACCATTCAAGGAGTTTCCACTTCGCCCAAGAAG TTCAAAATCAAGGGTGAAAGGACATCTCAGGTTAAAACTCACATACATTCTTGATGAAACATGGACAAGACCACAAGAAGAAACACCTCCACAAGAG AACGACTGGGAAATGGTCGAGGGAAACGAAACCTCGATGCCATCAGGATGGGAGGAAAGACAGGACCATCTTGGTAGAACGTATTATGTTAATCACACTACAAGAACAACCCAGTGGCATAGGCCAGTCGC CATGTCAACCTCGTCGTCTAGCAGCTCGATAAACAACGGTACACGATCTTCCCAAAGGGCTAGTACTTCTACTTCGACCGACAATGCAAGCCCAGCAATTTCTACCAACACTGCTGCAGCACACTTTCGACAGAGGCGACACATCAGTGAAGATTTATCCAGAAGCCCCAGAAGGCAAAACATAGATGATCAG TGGGAAGTACTTCATGGAAGCGATTCAGACAATTCTCCTCCACCAGAACAAAACATGCCAGTGGATga AACTCCGGAAAATAGTAATTCTACGATACCCGAAGAAGAAGAGGAACCGCCAACTCCAATGGAGGTCGATGGATCTCCATCAACTCCAACTGCAAACAATACAGAACAGACATCAAGCTCTGGCCCACCGAGAACAAGATCTTCCAGTGTTCCACAAA TGCGTGGCTTACGACCTCCATCCAGACCTAACAGAAGAAAGACTCATTCAACATCTGAATCAA ACGATCTGCCACAAGGTTGGGAAGAAAGGGTCGATCCTGATTCCAAAAAGAAGTATTATGTTGATCACATCAGCAAGAAAACATCATGGAAACATCCATCTAGG AATTATCAGAAAATAAACAATCAATATTTACCTAAAGGATGGGAAATGAG AAAAGCACCAGGTggaaaagtattttttattgatcaCAACACGAAAACAACAACGTGGAATGATCCTAGGTCTTCTCGACCTCCTATTCAACGTGGAAACTTGAAAAGCGCTGACGATTTAGGACATTTACCA GATGGATGGGAGGAAAGAGTTCATGCTGATGGCAGAGTATTCTACGTTGATCACG TGAACCGAAAAACTCAATGGGAAGATCCACGTCTACAAAGCCCTGAGATTACTGGCCCA GCTGTTCCGTATTCTCGagattataaacaaaaatatgaattcttcAGATTGAAATTACACAAATCAACGCCA AGAGACATCCCCAACCGATTTGAGATGAAGATGCATCGCAATAGTATATTAAATGATTCATTCCGTGCGATTTCCATTGTTAAAAAGACGGATTTATTAAAATCCAGACTTTGGATTGAATTCATTGGAGAAAAAGGTTTGGATTATGGTGGTGTCGCTCGAGAATGGTTCTACCTCATCTCTAAAGAAATGTTCAATCCATATTATGGTCTTTTCGAATATTCATCAAC CGATAACTACACATTACAAATCAATCCTAATTCTGGAATGTGTAATGAAAGTCATTTACAATGGTTCAAGTTTATTGGACGTGTGGCAGGAATGGCAGTATTTCATGGAAAATTATTGGATG CATTTTTCATCCGACCATTTTACAAGATGATGTTGAGCAAACCAATCACGCTACACGACATGGAATCAGTG GATTCTGAATATTATAATTCGCTTCGCTGGATTCTGGAAAATGACCCAACAGATCTTGACTTGAATTTTACTGTCGATGAAGAACTATTTGGAAGTACCAATTCAAGAAATTTGAAACCTGATGGGGATAACATTGCAGTAACAAATGAAAACAAGAAGGAATATATTCA ATTGGTGATAAGGTGGAGATTTGTATCTCGTGTACAGGAACAAATGAAATCATTTTTGGAG GGTTTCAATGAGCTCATCCCTACAAATCTGCTAAAAATATTTGACGAGAATGAGCTAGAATTACTCATGTGTGGACTGGGGGATGTTGATGTTAATGACTGGCGAAATAATACGACATACAAAGGCGATTATAGCGCAAATCACATTGTTATTCAATGGTTTTGGAAG GCAATACTTTTGATGGATCCAGAATCACGAGTACGTTTTCTGCAATTTGTAACTGGTACTTCTCGTGTGCCAATGAATGGTTTTGCCGAACTTTGGGGAAGTAATGGACCTCAATTGTTCACTGTTGAAAAATGGGGAACACCTGATAAATTACCAAGAGCACACACATG ttttaatcgACTAGACCTCCCTCCATACACTTCGCTAGATGAACTTCGTAAAAAACTGCACCTCGCCATTGAAAGTTCTCAAGGATTTGAAGGCGTGGATTGA
- the LOC120345810 gene encoding kelch-like protein 7 has product MEVVIADSEYQSSSLERINNLREYGLYCDFVIVVEEEKLPVHKNVIAANSDYFRAMLSHDTKESMEGTVEIQDVQIKAVRICIAYIYTGIASFENDDILEVYHTADVFQLHRLVTNILKHLTEQMSRENVFISKQLARKYDFKDLDEKCDKYAIDHFVAIMKTTAFLQLESEYLIYLVSSQKNKDTREEQVCDAIIKWVEYDIKPRKELFPELLQLVDLNLMGLPYRRHLVENEVLINSSSESLTKTALSVFKSHLKVSSLSCDQTVAPSYQNKVVVLDGSPEFIREYDGHRKVWEETEIVSSDAISGCDNYSAVYVDPYIFILSDDKSVYRLKYTKDPNAMWIKVSSMLKDHGARPPAIAHDGAIYVIGLGNESPGKTTASGEKYSVPEDRWTPLPDMSEEKDMNALAAVGHSIYSCGGLLRKTPLNTVEKLNLKTMHWQGVASMKTPRYGAAAVTYNDKIYVIGGENTTVLSYAEFYDTITGVWTDILQMTMPRNYCHGFVHDNKIYAVSGIWGTNFFGEPVEAYDIEKNTWERQTRFLAPVREITWVLSM; this is encoded by the coding sequence atgGAAGTTGTTATAGCGGACAGCGAGTACCAGTCTTCCTCACTGGAAAGGATAAATAATTTGAGAGAATATGGGCTTTATTGTGATTTTGTTATAGTAGTTGAAGAGGAGAAGCTTCCTGTACACAAAAATGTTATTGCTGCAAATTCTGATTACTTTCGGGCAATGCTCAGCCATGACACAAAAGAAAGCATGGAAGGAACAGTTGAAATCCAAGATGTTCAAATCAAAGCTGTTAGAATATGCATTGCTTACATCTACACTGGTATCGCATCATTTGAAAACGATGATATATTAGAAGTCTACCACACTGCTGATGTTTTCCAACTTCATAGACTTGTGACTAACATATTGAAACATCTTACTGAACAAATGAGCAGagagaatgttttcatttcgaagcaattggccAGAAAATATGATTTCAAGGATTTGGATGAAAAATGTGACAAGTATGCTATTGATCACTTTGTTGCGATCATGAAAACTACTGCATTCCTGCAACTTGAATCAGAgtatttgatttatttggtttcatcacagaAAAATAAGGATACTCGTGAAGAACAAGTTTGTGATGCAATCATAAAGTGGGTTGAATATGACATCAAGCCTAGAAAAGAGCTGTTTCCAGAACTACTACAGCTTGTTGATCTGAATCTCATGGGTTTGCCTTATAGAAGACATCTTGTTGAAAATGAAGTTCTCATCAATTCGAGCTCAGAAAGTCTAACTAAAACAGCTTTGTCTGTGTTCAAATCTCATCTCAAAGTCTCTTCTTTGAGCTGTGATCAGACAGTTGCTCCATCCTATCAAAACAAAGTTGTGGTTCTTGATGGATCTCCAGAATTCATCAGAGAGTATGATGGCCATAGAAAGGTTTGGGAAGAAACAGAGATAGTAAGCAGTGATGCCATCAGTGGTTGTGATAATTATAGTGCTGTTTATGTTGATCCGTATATATTCATCTTGTCGGATGATAAGTCAGTATATCGACTCAAATATACGAAGGATCCAAATGCTATGTGGATAAAGGTGTCAAGTATGCTTAAAGATCATGGTGCAAGACCACCTGCTATTGCACATGATGGTGCAATTTATGTTATAGGATTGGGAAATGAATCACCAGGGAAAACTACAGCATCAGGTGAGAAGTACTCTGTCCCAGAGGATCGTTGGACACCTCTACCTGATATGTCTGAAGAAAAAGACATGAATGCCTTGGCTGCTGTTGGTCATAGCATATACAGCTGTGGTGGTCTGTTAAGAAAAACACCTTTAAACACTGTTGAGAAATTGAATCTGAAGACAATGCATTGGCAAGGAGTTGCATCAATGAAGACTCCTAGATATGGTGCTGCTGCGGTGACTTATAATGACAAGATTTATGTTATTGGAGGTGAAAATACAACTGTTCTATCATATGCTGAATTCTATGATACCATCACTGGTGTATGGACCGACATCTTGCAAATGACAATGCCTAGAAACTATTGTCATGGATTCGTACACGACAACAAAATATATGCTGTTTCTGGAATATGGGGGACCAATTTTTTTGGAGAACCAGTGGAAGCTTATGACATAGAGAAAAATACTTGGGAAAGACAAACACGTTTCCTGGCACCAGTGAGAGAGATAACTTGGGTTCTTTCAATGTGA